TTGAGAAGCGCTTTGCAAAGCTTGCCTAGAGATGCCCGCTAATTGTTCGGCGTGCAAAAACCGATCGAATAATGGCAGCAAAACGACCTTTCACAAGTGAGTGTTTCGTTAGTATTCGTCTATAGGTCGCCGTGACGTGTAGTAGAGGTACTAGACTGTAGACTCGTTAGACTTGACCTCTCCACTGCTCAGAGGCGAGAGTCATCATCTCATTCAAATCGTTGACTGTAGAGTTTTGCGATCTTCGCGAGGGTGCGTTAAGTGTAAATTCCTTACCCGCGTAACCAAAACCAGCTTCCTATGACACGTTCGAAAATGTCCGAAGCCTTGATTCCACGCATGCCAAGGGAACGTGGGTAAAGAGTAGGTCCAGCCCCCAAACGGCAATCGTGATGCGTAGATTGATGAAAGTAGTAAACAGAGCAGTGGGCAGTAAAGCCCGTTGAGCAGGAGCTTATggctttgtttctctttgtgaAGGTTTCCAGCGAAAGACGAGGAATGCCTCAAGAAATGGGTCGCATTTGTGTCTAAAGCAAGGGGCAAAGGCCTCTGGAAGCCCACCGTAAACAGCAAGTTGTGCTCGATACATTTTGAGCCGAACTGTTTTCGTCACTTCAACGGTCGTGTGTACCTCAACACTGGAGCTGTGCCTACTGTCGTCGAGATCCCTGAACATCTGCAGAAAGGCACGCGATGTGCGAGAGAAAGCGATGCTTCGTCATCAAGGGTTGTTTCACCTTCGCCAGAGAGGGAAGAGGACATATTCGTACCGGGGGTTGTGGAAGAGAGGGCATTCGACTATGAGGGCAATCCCTTGAACAGCGAGCCCGTTAAGGTCGCCAAGCTGCACCTTTCCCGCCTAGACGACGAACAACTGCGCAAAGCAGTAGCTTCGCCGGCGAAACTGACGACCGTTGGCCAGCGAATGAGCGCCGAAGCCAAGGAAGCGGACGGCAAACGGCCTATCATCGTCCACGTCACGTCTCTAACCAACAACGATCCGGGGAGTCGACCATCGCGCCTGAAGAGGCTTCCCGAGAAGTTGCGCTCGGGCGACTTCGACAACGACTTCGGCGAAGAACCTCCGAAGAAGACGGCCCGACTCGAATCGAACCTGGACGACACAACGGAGACTGGAGGAATCAGCGACGATGACGATCTTGGCGACGAGTCCGAGGACGTGGATGCGCCGGGTCTAGACGAGGACGAGTATGAAGAAGGAAGTGATGGCGAGTCCGCGGAGCCACCCACAGCGTACAGGTCTCAGGCCATAAAAACCGCTGCTTTGGACGAAAAGGCAACACCAGTGGCCGCGCCAAAGTCTACGGGTGGCGGACCCACGGCTGGAACTCTCGTGGAGCT
This window of the Rhipicephalus sanguineus isolate Rsan-2018 chromosome 2, BIME_Rsan_1.4, whole genome shotgun sequence genome carries:
- the LOC119382600 gene encoding THAP domain-containing protein 5, with protein sequence MPANCSACKNRSNNGSKTTFHKFPAKDEECLKKWVAFVSKARGKGLWKPTVNSKLCSIHFEPNCFRHFNGRVYLNTGAVPTVVEIPEHLQKGTRCARESDASSSRVVSPSPEREEDIFVPGVVEERAFDYEGNPLNSEPVKVAKLHLSRLDDEQLRKAVASPAKLTTVGQRMSAEAKEADGKRPIIVHVTSLTNNDPGSRPSRLKRLPEKLRSGDFDNDFGEEPPKKTARLESNLDDTTETGGISDDDDLGDESEDVDAPGLDEDEYEEGSDGESAEPPTAYRSQAIKTAALDEKATPVAAPKSTGGGPTAGTLVELCTQLDEQRIKNEELTKQLAKAKVVIENQNRNIEALEDVINNLRQRIVAMSKKCSATAEPAEVSAESKE